In Zobellia roscoffensis, the following are encoded in one genomic region:
- a CDS encoding methyltransferase domain-containing protein: MSDFLKRSVEPELMDDLSLDQTLLKKVLLDIDHANRFLNGNNLTIQALDSLISGKNKESYTILDMGCGDGSMLRAVVLWARKQNIGITCIGVDLNDKSLEIASEESKHFPEIQYWKQDILQLKPDKLECDILLCTLTMHHFKNDQIPQFLEQFSKLSRIGFIINDLHRSALAYQLFKLFSAIFIRTDIAKSDGLISIKSGFKMNELLALSKNLPKMKHTINWKWAFRYVWVAQQKRPT, encoded by the coding sequence ATGAGCGATTTTTTAAAACGAAGTGTGGAACCTGAACTTATGGATGATTTATCCTTAGATCAAACTCTTCTTAAAAAGGTTTTATTAGATATTGATCATGCTAATCGTTTTTTGAATGGAAACAATCTTACTATTCAGGCTTTAGATAGTCTAATATCAGGAAAAAACAAAGAATCATATACGATTTTAGACATGGGTTGTGGTGACGGAAGTATGCTTAGAGCGGTTGTTTTATGGGCTAGAAAACAAAACATTGGTATTACTTGTATCGGAGTTGATCTGAATGATAAAAGTCTTGAAATAGCAAGTGAAGAATCGAAGCATTTTCCTGAAATTCAGTATTGGAAACAAGATATTTTACAGTTGAAACCAGACAAATTGGAGTGTGATATATTATTGTGCACCCTTACAATGCATCATTTTAAAAATGACCAAATTCCTCAATTTCTAGAACAGTTTTCAAAATTGAGCCGAATCGGATTTATTATTAACGATTTACATAGAAGTGCTTTAGCGTATCAACTTTTTAAACTCTTTAGTGCTATTTTTATACGAACAGATATAGCCAAAAGTGATGGTCTTATCTCTATAAAAAGTGGTTTTAAGATGAATGAGTTACTAGCACTTTCTAAAAACCTACCTAAAATGAAGCATACTATCAACTGGAAATGGGCCTTTAGATATGTATGGGTTGCCCAACAAAAACGACCGACTTAA
- a CDS encoding lipocalin family protein yields MIKNSILMLTLSLVVTSCSLSKNVREERKIINGNWILENVGYESNGGSFKSMLFNDANGFCFEGSTWYFLENNSTGSYTIPTTNSVCSGGARNIRWSVLENENGNNKLQFKYIDEKKKDIYGRTGYRLDIVSLSASQMTLKSDVNVDGSPVSVVYKFSKQ; encoded by the coding sequence ATGATCAAAAATAGCATATTGATGCTGACCCTATCACTTGTAGTCACATCATGTTCTCTGTCAAAAAATGTGCGTGAAGAACGCAAAATAATTAATGGTAACTGGATTTTGGAAAATGTTGGTTACGAAAGCAATGGAGGTTCTTTTAAATCCATGCTTTTTAATGATGCTAATGGCTTTTGTTTTGAAGGGAGTACGTGGTATTTCTTAGAGAACAACAGTACAGGCAGTTATACCATACCTACCACTAATAGTGTTTGCTCTGGTGGAGCTAGAAATATTAGATGGTCAGTTTTAGAGAATGAAAATGGTAACAATAAGTTACAATTCAAGTATATAGATGAAAAGAAAAAAGACATTTATGGCAGAACTGGGTATCGCCTAGATATCGTTTCTTTATCAGCATCTCAAATGACTTTAAAGTCTGATGTGAATGTGGATGGCAGTCCGGTTTCGGTCGTTTATAAATTTTCAAAACAATAA
- a CDS encoding SDR family oxidoreductase, producing the protein MKKQWVLILGGSSGLGLATAKKMARNGYHLIIIHRDRRTDLEEINTHFKEITSRGVELLSFNIDVANSSKRKEIIDEIKSTLDHSGKIKMLVHSIAKGSLKPMTSNKEITLNHQDIEITLNAMALSLYDWIKELSAQNLFDEDARVVAFTSEGSSKAWEGYAAVSAAKATLEALTRSIALEYASKGIKANCIQAGTTDTKAFQMIPNSDSLKKNALNRNPNKRLTTPEDVANAVYLLSTDEAKWITGTVIKVDGGESLR; encoded by the coding sequence ATGAAAAAACAGTGGGTACTTATTCTTGGAGGGAGTAGCGGACTAGGTTTGGCAACCGCTAAAAAAATGGCGCGTAACGGATATCACCTCATAATTATACATAGAGATAGGAGAACTGATTTAGAAGAGATTAACACTCATTTTAAAGAAATCACTTCAAGGGGTGTGGAGCTATTGAGTTTTAATATTGATGTTGCGAATTCTAGTAAAAGGAAGGAAATTATTGATGAGATAAAATCGACATTAGACCATTCAGGGAAAATCAAAATGTTAGTCCACAGCATTGCTAAAGGAAGCCTAAAACCTATGACTTCAAACAAAGAAATCACTTTAAACCATCAAGATATAGAAATCACCCTAAATGCCATGGCTTTAAGTCTTTACGATTGGATAAAAGAGCTTTCTGCACAAAATCTATTTGATGAAGATGCGCGTGTTGTTGCCTTTACCAGTGAGGGTAGTAGCAAAGCGTGGGAAGGCTATGCAGCTGTTTCTGCAGCTAAAGCAACTCTGGAAGCGCTTACACGAAGTATTGCATTGGAATACGCCTCAAAAGGAATTAAAGCCAACTGCATACAAGCAGGAACTACAGATACCAAGGCATTTCAAATGATACCCAATAGCGATAGTTTAAAGAAAAACGCCCTTAACCGTAACCCTAATAAACGTTTAACTACACCTGAGGATGTGGCCAATGCCGTTTATCTGTTGAGTACTGATGAGGCAAAATGGATTACGGGAACCGTGATAAAAGTGGATGGAGGGGAGAGTTTGCGTTAA
- a CDS encoding 3-hydroxyacyl-ACP dehydratase FabZ family protein: MTKTELINQLPYGLPFLFVDDLLKVSRDGVKGTYLFSKDSDFYKGHFKEAPVTPGVLLTECCAQIGLVCLGIFLLSQADDFTPKGMQIGMSSSQMDFLLPVQPDEKVTVTSEKVYFRFNKLKCKVKMHNSQGELVCKGEISGMFKTEGNA; encoded by the coding sequence ATGACGAAAACAGAACTTATAAACCAATTACCGTACGGCCTTCCGTTCTTGTTTGTTGACGACCTGCTAAAGGTGAGTAGGGATGGGGTGAAAGGCACCTATTTGTTTTCTAAGGATTCGGATTTTTACAAAGGGCATTTTAAAGAGGCTCCGGTAACGCCAGGTGTACTTTTGACCGAATGTTGTGCGCAGATTGGCTTGGTGTGTTTGGGTATCTTTCTGTTGTCTCAAGCAGATGATTTTACACCAAAAGGGATGCAAATCGGTATGAGTAGCTCTCAGATGGATTTCTTGCTTCCAGTACAACCGGACGAAAAAGTAACGGTTACCTCTGAGAAAGTATATTTTAGATTCAATAAGTTGAAATGCAAGGTAAAAATGCACAACTCCCAAGGGGAATTGGTCTGCAAAGGTGAGATATCCGGAATGTTTAAAACTGAAGGAAATGCGTAG
- a CDS encoding NAD(P)/FAD-dependent oxidoreductase: protein MEQYDVIIVGGGLAGLTAAIHLAKVGHAVLVFEKEVYPHHKVCGEYVSNEVLPYLISLGVDLKDHGAISIDTLKFSTVKGIVLETKLPLGGTGISRYAFDNLLYKKAVSLGVDFVFKIVSEIRFQGAVFKTVTIDNETYTSRILIGAYGKRGALDKQLNRSFIQQKSSWLAVKSHYRLDSFPENEVGLHNFKGGYGGLSKTESGAINFCYLTSYKSFQLEKDIEKFNTRVVQKNPILEEFLTHAEPLFESPLTIAQVSFHAKSPVEQHVIMCGDTAGLIHPLCGNGMAMAIHSAKIASECIDAFLSGNEIDRIKMEGAYVKKWNRTFKRRLWFGRQLQSVLLNPTWSSFAMTLVVKQPWLLKQLIKNTHGKPIK, encoded by the coding sequence GTGGAGCAATATGACGTAATCATTGTTGGTGGAGGATTAGCTGGTTTAACGGCTGCTATCCATTTGGCAAAAGTAGGCCATGCCGTATTGGTTTTTGAAAAAGAAGTTTATCCACATCATAAAGTGTGTGGTGAATATGTATCTAATGAAGTACTTCCATATTTAATAAGTTTAGGGGTGGATTTAAAAGATCATGGAGCCATTTCAATTGACACTTTAAAATTTTCAACCGTGAAGGGTATAGTTCTAGAGACTAAGTTACCTCTAGGGGGAACAGGTATTAGCCGGTATGCTTTTGACAATTTGTTGTATAAAAAAGCAGTTTCATTAGGGGTGGACTTTGTTTTTAAAATTGTAAGTGAAATTAGATTTCAAGGTGCTGTTTTTAAAACGGTTACCATTGACAATGAAACATATACTTCAAGAATTCTTATTGGTGCATATGGCAAGCGAGGGGCTCTGGACAAGCAGTTGAATCGTAGTTTTATTCAGCAAAAATCTTCTTGGCTTGCGGTCAAGAGTCACTATAGACTAGATAGTTTTCCAGAAAATGAAGTAGGCCTTCATAATTTTAAAGGGGGCTATGGTGGGCTATCAAAAACCGAATCAGGTGCAATTAATTTCTGTTATCTCACATCTTACAAAAGTTTTCAGCTGGAAAAGGATATTGAGAAATTCAACACCAGAGTTGTTCAAAAAAACCCGATTTTAGAAGAATTTTTGACTCATGCAGAACCGCTTTTTGAGTCGCCCTTAACTATAGCACAAGTATCTTTTCACGCTAAAAGCCCGGTAGAGCAACATGTTATCATGTGCGGTGATACGGCTGGCTTAATTCATCCCCTTTGCGGGAACGGGATGGCTATGGCTATCCATAGTGCTAAAATAGCATCAGAATGTATAGATGCGTTTTTATCGGGAAATGAAATAGACCGAATAAAGATGGAAGGGGCTTATGTGAAAAAATGGAATCGTACTTTTAAAAGAAGATTATGGTTTGGAAGACAATTACAATCTGTACTACTGAATCCTACTTGGTCTAGCTTTGCCATGACACTAGTAGTAAAACAACCTTGGCTTTTAAAACAACTAATTAAAAATACCCATGGGAAACCCATAAAATAA
- a CDS encoding YceI family protein: MLHAQDQTSITSAEITFRFVSKNVDGSLSGFESKSELNLTSITNSKFKGSVNVETIKTGNFLRDWHLKGSKYFNSDDYPKISFESTKIVDTTNGFSVTGTLTLKGTSKSITINFLRKQSKLVGTTTLFSSDYGISIQKERTDNKVVVTLIFTTNNE; encoded by the coding sequence ATGCTACATGCTCAAGACCAAACTAGTATTACATCAGCTGAAATTACATTTCGTTTTGTTTCAAAAAATGTGGACGGCAGCCTATCGGGTTTTGAATCAAAATCAGAACTAAACCTTACCTCTATAACCAATTCCAAATTTAAAGGTTCTGTAAACGTAGAAACTATTAAAACGGGCAACTTTCTTAGGGACTGGCATCTAAAAGGTAGTAAATACTTTAATTCAGATGACTATCCAAAAATCAGTTTTGAAAGTACTAAAATTGTAGATACAACAAATGGTTTTTCCGTTACAGGAACCCTTACCTTAAAGGGTACCTCAAAGTCTATCACCATCAACTTTTTAAGAAAACAGTCCAAATTAGTGGGTACTACTACCCTATTTTCATCAGATTATGGAATTTCAATCCAAAAAGAAAGAACAGATAACAAGGTTGTGGTTACTCTCATTTTTACTACAAACAACGAATAG
- a CDS encoding OmpA family protein — translation MKKIALKSIYIVMAMTMVVSCKTVQNANSKQKGAVIGAGSGAAIGGIIGNNVGSGNNTVLGAILGAAIGGVAGGYIGDRMDRQAERIEEEIPGAEVSRVGEGINVTFNEDAGVYFDTNKSDVKGTSQTTLNSMAQILKDYPKSNVLVEGHTDSAGPDDYNMTLSKQRATSVTNYLTAQGIDKSRLETKWYGESQPVGDNTTTEGKAKNRRVELAIVASEALKQEAKQKVKG, via the coding sequence ATGAAAAAAATAGCTTTAAAATCAATATACATCGTTATGGCAATGACCATGGTTGTAAGTTGTAAAACGGTACAGAATGCCAATAGCAAACAAAAAGGTGCTGTAATAGGTGCAGGTAGTGGTGCAGCGATTGGTGGTATTATAGGAAACAATGTTGGAAGCGGTAACAATACGGTATTAGGCGCTATTCTTGGCGCTGCTATTGGTGGTGTGGCTGGCGGATATATTGGAGATCGTATGGACCGTCAAGCAGAGCGTATTGAAGAAGAAATTCCGGGTGCAGAGGTAAGTCGTGTGGGTGAAGGAATCAATGTTACTTTTAATGAGGATGCAGGTGTTTATTTTGATACCAACAAATCTGATGTAAAAGGAACTTCTCAAACTACATTGAATAGTATGGCCCAAATCTTAAAAGATTATCCAAAATCTAATGTTTTGGTAGAAGGTCATACGGATAGTGCTGGGCCAGATGATTATAATATGACTTTATCTAAACAAAGAGCTACGTCAGTAACAAACTACTTAACTGCTCAAGGTATTGATAAAAGCCGATTAGAAACTAAATGGTACGGTGAGTCTCAGCCTGTAGGCGATAACACTACCACGGAGGGTAAAGCTAAAAACAGACGAGTAGAATTGGCCATTGTAGCCAGCGAAGCACTTAAACAAGAAGCAAAACAAAAAGTGAAAGGATAA
- a CDS encoding type III polyketide synthase, whose protein sequence is MNEVRIVKTVKQLPDYCKPTKEILPLVNLWLSGQEDRFRRKVIKIFEGAAVDKRYSIMQPEEVFIATSFEEKNNIYVREIKKLGKKVLEKALIQSNWQADSIDYIITVSCTGIMIPSLDAYLINDLGLRQDVVRLPVTEMGCAAGVSGLIYAHNFLKSNPGKRAAVIAVESPTATFQLNDFSMANMVSAAIFGDGASCVLMSSEEKAMGPMIKGSEMYHFTDATHMMGFDLTNHGLKMILDISVPETIAEHFPNIVHPFLKKHGTSIDGVDHLIFHPGGKKIVQTVEALFGKMGKNIDDTREVLRQYGNMSSATVLYVLERFMEKDIKNGEQGLILSFGPGFSAQRVLLEW, encoded by the coding sequence ATGAATGAAGTTCGAATAGTAAAAACAGTCAAGCAATTGCCTGATTATTGCAAACCAACCAAGGAAATTTTGCCCTTAGTGAATCTTTGGCTTTCTGGTCAAGAAGATCGTTTTAGACGTAAGGTCATTAAGATTTTTGAAGGCGCAGCTGTAGATAAACGCTATAGTATTATGCAGCCGGAAGAGGTTTTTATTGCAACTTCCTTCGAAGAGAAAAACAATATATATGTTCGTGAAATCAAGAAATTAGGAAAGAAGGTCCTAGAGAAAGCATTAATCCAAAGCAATTGGCAAGCAGATTCCATAGACTATATTATTACGGTGAGTTGCACGGGTATTATGATTCCTTCTTTGGATGCCTATTTAATTAATGATTTAGGATTACGACAAGATGTGGTACGCCTTCCAGTTACTGAAATGGGATGTGCTGCTGGTGTTTCTGGTTTGATTTATGCGCACAATTTCCTAAAGTCTAATCCAGGGAAACGTGCAGCGGTAATTGCTGTTGAGAGTCCTACTGCTACATTTCAGTTAAATGATTTTTCTATGGCCAATATGGTAAGTGCTGCCATTTTTGGCGATGGTGCTTCCTGTGTACTTATGTCTTCGGAAGAAAAAGCAATGGGTCCCATGATAAAAGGGAGTGAAATGTATCACTTTACCGATGCTACACACATGATGGGTTTTGATTTAACGAACCACGGTCTTAAAATGATTTTAGATATATCCGTACCTGAAACTATAGCTGAACATTTCCCGAATATTGTACACCCCTTTTTAAAAAAGCATGGCACATCCATAGATGGAGTTGATCATTTAATTTTTCATCCTGGAGGAAAGAAGATAGTCCAGACGGTTGAAGCGCTGTTTGGAAAAATGGGGAAGAATATTGATGATACACGTGAGGTATTGCGCCAATATGGGAATATGAGCAGCGCAACCGTACTTTATGTTTTAGAGCGATTTATGGAAAAAGATATAAAAAATGGAGAGCAAGGACTCATTCTGAGTTTTGGTCCGGGTTTCTCTGCCCAACGGGTTTTATTGGAATGGTAA
- a CDS encoding TerC family protein — MWVWILFIALIIVFLALDLGVFNKDEHVIKSKEAAIWTAVWVSVALAFSGVIYWLFTEGLIENPTNLTPNNAVLKYITGYLIELSLSIDNVFVIAVIFSAFKIPALYQHRVLFWGILGAIVFRGLMILFGVALITKFEWIIYVFGVFLLWTAFKMLKGDDENFKPKDSWIFKQIGKIYPITSDFHGHDFFVRLKGLRAATPLFVALVVIELTDVLFALDSIPAILAITADPFIVFSSNILAILGLRSMYFLISRMLEKFRYINYSLVVILAFVGLKMLFSHQVELPEWLSLVVISVALLSGIGASLLIPEKKTKEELPQND, encoded by the coding sequence ATGTGGGTTTGGATACTTTTTATTGCTCTTATTATCGTTTTCCTTGCGTTAGACTTAGGCGTGTTCAACAAAGATGAGCATGTCATTAAAAGTAAAGAAGCTGCTATATGGACTGCCGTGTGGGTTTCCGTGGCCTTGGCCTTTAGCGGTGTTATTTATTGGTTGTTTACCGAAGGGCTTATAGAAAATCCCACCAACTTAACTCCCAATAATGCCGTTCTGAAGTATATAACTGGCTACCTCATAGAATTATCGCTTAGTATAGATAACGTTTTTGTTATTGCGGTTATATTTTCTGCTTTTAAGATTCCGGCACTTTACCAACATCGCGTGTTGTTCTGGGGTATTTTGGGTGCTATTGTTTTTAGAGGGTTGATGATTCTCTTTGGCGTGGCGCTGATTACTAAATTTGAGTGGATTATTTATGTCTTTGGGGTGTTCCTATTATGGACGGCTTTTAAGATGCTTAAGGGCGATGACGAAAACTTTAAACCCAAGGATTCATGGATTTTCAAGCAAATAGGTAAAATTTATCCAATAACATCTGACTTTCACGGGCATGACTTTTTTGTAAGACTGAAAGGTTTACGCGCCGCCACTCCCCTTTTCGTGGCCTTAGTGGTTATTGAACTTACGGATGTGTTGTTCGCTTTGGACAGTATTCCTGCTATTTTAGCCATTACTGCAGACCCTTTTATTGTATTCAGTTCTAACATATTGGCTATTCTTGGTTTGCGTTCTATGTATTTCCTTATCTCTAGAATGTTGGAGAAATTCCGTTATATAAATTATAGCTTGGTAGTTATATTGGCCTTTGTAGGGCTTAAAATGTTATTTTCCCATCAAGTGGAATTACCAGAATGGCTATCTCTAGTTGTCATATCCGTGGCGCTTTTATCAGGTATTGGCGCGTCCTTATTAATTCCCGAAAAGAAGACAAAAGAAGAGTTACCGCAAAACGATTAA
- a CDS encoding beta-ketoacyl-[acyl-carrier-protein] synthase family protein, with amino-acid sequence MRRRVVITGMGVCAPNGIGLDSFAEAMEQGKSGIRFQAQLKALEFACQIAGKPELTDELLNQYFTPLQLRGLSATGIMYGVIAGADAWKDAGLPVAKKDKPDWDSGILFGSGTLGVDKFHEAIHLVDAKKVRRLGSTTVIQTMASGVSAYLGGILGCGNQVTTNSSACTTGTEGVLMGYERIANSHAERMLVGSCSDSGPYVWSGFDAMRILPRNYNNNPEVASRPMSASAVGFVPGSGAGALVLESLESAKARGAKIYAEVLGGAINSGGQRGDGTMTAPNSEAVQRCISQAVTNAGIENDAIDTINGHLTATTKDALEIANWSAALGRSGNDFPYINSFKGLFGHCLSAAGSIECVAAVLQFKKSQVFGNKNCEDLHPEITQIIEAERIPQKTITHQPSILAKASFGFGDVNACVIFKNYTA; translated from the coding sequence ATGCGTAGAAGAGTTGTAATAACTGGCATGGGAGTTTGTGCGCCTAATGGAATTGGTCTTGATAGTTTTGCTGAAGCAATGGAGCAAGGCAAGAGTGGTATTCGGTTTCAGGCTCAATTAAAAGCGCTTGAGTTTGCTTGTCAAATCGCAGGGAAACCTGAGTTGACCGATGAGCTTTTAAATCAGTATTTTACACCCTTACAATTACGCGGACTCTCCGCCACGGGAATTATGTACGGTGTAATTGCAGGTGCCGATGCATGGAAGGATGCCGGATTACCAGTAGCCAAAAAGGACAAACCAGATTGGGACAGCGGTATTCTCTTCGGATCTGGAACGCTGGGGGTGGATAAGTTTCATGAGGCTATACATCTTGTAGATGCAAAGAAAGTCCGTCGTTTGGGAAGTACAACGGTTATCCAAACTATGGCGAGTGGCGTTAGTGCCTATTTAGGCGGTATTTTAGGTTGCGGCAATCAAGTGACAACAAATTCTTCCGCTTGTACAACAGGAACGGAAGGTGTTCTTATGGGTTATGAGCGTATTGCCAACAGTCATGCAGAACGTATGTTGGTAGGTAGTTGCAGTGATAGCGGACCCTATGTTTGGTCCGGCTTTGATGCCATGCGGATTCTTCCTAGAAATTATAACAATAACCCTGAAGTTGCCAGTAGGCCTATGAGTGCTTCGGCGGTAGGTTTTGTGCCGGGAAGTGGGGCAGGAGCCTTAGTTTTGGAATCTTTGGAGAGTGCCAAAGCACGCGGAGCCAAAATCTATGCAGAAGTCTTAGGGGGTGCTATAAATAGTGGTGGGCAACGTGGTGATGGTACAATGACCGCACCTAATAGTGAAGCGGTACAACGTTGCATTTCTCAAGCGGTTACGAATGCAGGAATAGAAAATGATGCTATTGATACCATAAACGGACATTTAACTGCTACGACCAAAGATGCATTAGAGATTGCAAATTGGAGTGCAGCTTTGGGGCGTTCAGGAAATGATTTTCCCTACATCAATTCCTTTAAAGGGCTTTTTGGACATTGTTTATCTGCTGCAGGGAGTATTGAATGTGTGGCAGCAGTACTTCAGTTTAAAAAATCTCAAGTGTTCGGGAATAAGAATTGTGAGGATTTACATCCAGAAATCACGCAAATAATTGAAGCTGAACGTATCCCTCAAAAAACAATAACACATCAACCTAGTATCTTAGCAAAAGCTAGTTTCGGTTTTGGAGATGTCAATGCTTGTGTTATTTTTAAAAATTATACGGCTTGA
- a CDS encoding phosphopantetheine-binding protein has product MDQETKYNKLKDIIKVYLPEDVSVDAITAESHFISELNINSANLVDIVLDVEDEFDIMLENADMDQMQTVQDALGIIDAKLGV; this is encoded by the coding sequence ATGGATCAAGAGACTAAATACAACAAACTTAAAGATATTATTAAGGTCTATTTACCTGAAGATGTTTCGGTAGATGCCATTACAGCAGAGAGTCATTTTATTAGTGAACTTAATATTAATTCGGCCAATTTAGTGGATATAGTTCTAGATGTTGAAGATGAATTTGATATCATGCTAGAGAATGCAGATATGGACCAAATGCAAACCGTACAAGATGCACTCGGCATTATAGACGCAAAACTTGGAGTCTAA
- a CDS encoding alpha-ketoacid dehydrogenase subunit alpha/beta → MQDDKKNIDEVVSLKLYKDLLRPRMIEEKMLILLRQGKISKWFSGIGQEAISVGVTNALNDDEYILPMHRNLAVFTTRGVPLHRLFSQWQGKMNGFTKGRDRSFHFGTQEYKIIGMISHLGPQLGVADGIALAEKLQNRNAVTAVFTGEGGTSEGDFHEALNIASVWDLPVIFCIENNGYGLSTPTKEQYNCKNLADRGLGYGIESYTIYGNDIIGVYTKVKEIAEDLRENPRPVLIEFQTFRMRGHEEASGTKYVPDELMAEWAEKDPISNYEKLLLEAKLLSEEKIETLRTEIETEINTNLKLAFDEAEVESNTEQELLDVFASFEYKETNPGSVVEHIRLVDAISKGLKQSMEKHPNLVIMGQDVADYGGVFKITEGFMDAFGKERVRNTPICESGIVSTAMGLSIKGMKAVVEMQFADFVSSGFNPVVNYLAKSHYRWNEKADVVIRMPCGGDVGAGPFHSQTNEAWFTKTPGLKVVYPAFPYDAKGLLGTAINDPNPILFFEHKALYRSVYQNVPADYYTLPFGKAALLKEGQDITIVSYGAGVHWALDTLEKHPDISADLIDLRTLAPLDIESVYKSVEKTGKLIILQEDSMFGGIASDISAMVMENRFQYLDGPVKRVASMETPIPFSKILENNYLPKERFVTALKELLAY, encoded by the coding sequence ATGCAAGACGATAAAAAGAATATAGACGAAGTAGTCTCTCTAAAGCTTTATAAAGACCTTCTACGTCCACGGATGATAGAGGAAAAGATGCTGATTCTTTTGCGACAGGGTAAAATATCTAAATGGTTTAGTGGTATTGGACAGGAAGCCATTTCAGTAGGGGTGACAAATGCGTTGAATGATGATGAGTATATATTGCCAATGCACAGAAATCTAGCCGTGTTTACCACTCGTGGTGTTCCCTTACACCGACTCTTTTCTCAATGGCAAGGTAAAATGAATGGCTTTACAAAAGGGAGGGACCGTAGTTTTCACTTTGGAACGCAAGAGTACAAAATTATAGGAATGATCAGTCACCTAGGTCCGCAGTTAGGAGTAGCCGATGGTATTGCTTTGGCCGAAAAGCTTCAAAATAGAAATGCGGTTACAGCTGTTTTTACAGGCGAAGGTGGTACTAGTGAAGGTGATTTTCATGAAGCCTTGAATATTGCATCGGTATGGGATTTACCCGTTATTTTTTGTATTGAAAACAATGGTTATGGCCTTTCTACTCCAACAAAAGAGCAATATAACTGTAAAAATCTAGCGGATAGAGGGCTAGGCTACGGAATTGAATCGTATACGATTTACGGAAATGATATTATTGGGGTATATACCAAGGTTAAAGAGATTGCGGAAGATTTGCGGGAAAATCCACGCCCGGTTTTAATTGAATTTCAAACCTTTCGCATGCGCGGACACGAAGAGGCAAGTGGCACCAAATACGTTCCTGATGAGCTCATGGCAGAATGGGCAGAGAAAGACCCTATTTCTAATTATGAAAAACTCCTTCTAGAGGCAAAATTACTATCAGAAGAAAAAATTGAAACTCTAAGAACTGAAATTGAAACGGAAATCAACACTAATTTAAAACTAGCCTTTGATGAGGCAGAAGTTGAATCCAATACGGAACAAGAACTGTTAGATGTATTCGCGTCTTTTGAATATAAAGAAACGAACCCGGGGAGTGTTGTTGAACATATTCGTTTGGTAGATGCCATTTCAAAAGGCTTAAAGCAGTCCATGGAAAAACACCCTAATTTGGTAATCATGGGACAAGATGTGGCCGATTACGGAGGTGTTTTTAAAATTACGGAAGGTTTTATGGATGCTTTTGGAAAAGAGCGGGTACGGAATACCCCAATTTGTGAATCTGGAATTGTTTCCACTGCAATGGGATTATCAATTAAAGGAATGAAAGCAGTTGTAGAAATGCAATTTGCAGATTTTGTAAGTAGCGGATTCAACCCTGTAGTGAACTATTTAGCTAAATCCCACTATAGGTGGAATGAGAAAGCAGATGTGGTTATTCGTATGCCTTGTGGTGGCGATGTAGGTGCTGGCCCGTTTCACTCCCAAACCAACGAAGCTTGGTTTACTAAAACTCCAGGTCTCAAAGTTGTTTATCCGGCCTTTCCGTATGATGCAAAAGGATTATTGGGTACAGCAATTAACGACCCTAATCCGATTCTATTTTTTGAACATAAAGCGTTGTACCGAAGTGTTTATCAAAATGTCCCCGCAGATTATTATACCCTACCTTTCGGCAAAGCAGCTTTATTGAAGGAAGGGCAGGACATAACTATTGTTTCTTATGGAGCAGGAGTGCATTGGGCTTTGGACACGTTGGAGAAGCATCCGGATATTTCCGCAGATCTTATTGACCTGCGAACATTAGCCCCTTTGGATATTGAATCCGTTTACAAATCTGTAGAAAAAACAGGAAAGCTTATTATTCTTCAAGAAGACAGTATGTTTGGTGGTATTGCCAGTGACATTTCGGCTATGGTCATGGAAAATAGGTTTCAGTATTTAGACGGACCTGTTAAACGTGTGGCCAGTATGGAAACACCGATTCCTTTTTCAAAAATACTAGAAAACAATTATTTACCAAAAGAGAGGTTTGTTACGGCACTTAAAGAGCTCCTTGCTTATTAG